From Streptomyces asiaticus, one genomic window encodes:
- a CDS encoding alcohol dehydrogenase catalytic domain-containing protein — protein MKALAYEKAHSLDAFAIELVDAAEPRLRDTDLLVGIRAVGINPGEALIRQLRSAEPGGRIILGWEFAGVVEAVGPEATGFAVGDRVMGTGDMTRDGAWAERLAVDHRVVARIPDQLSFSDAASLPIGGLTAWEALFRDHDSLAVGIDRVLIVGGAGGVGTLATQLLKSRTSALVASTASRPESREWCTRMGADVVVDHTGNVPGQLRDAGVGRVDLVLSTSGTIGNVGWLAEILRPFGHLAVVDLNGPLDLGPLVGKSVSLHTETVFSKIMAGGDVASQGRILAELAADVVAGRLRPLATTVLDGLSVDTMRAAHELAESRRTIGKTVINI, from the coding sequence GTGAAAGCCCTCGCTTACGAAAAGGCCCACTCGCTCGACGCGTTCGCCATCGAGCTCGTCGACGCCGCGGAACCACGGCTGCGCGACACGGATCTGCTCGTCGGGATCCGCGCCGTGGGAATCAATCCGGGCGAAGCGCTGATCCGGCAGCTGCGCAGCGCTGAGCCGGGCGGACGAATCATCTTGGGGTGGGAGTTCGCCGGGGTGGTGGAAGCCGTGGGACCGGAAGCCACGGGCTTCGCAGTCGGCGACCGCGTCATGGGCACCGGAGACATGACACGAGACGGCGCATGGGCGGAGCGGCTCGCGGTCGACCACCGTGTGGTGGCAAGGATTCCGGACCAGCTGTCCTTCTCCGACGCCGCGTCCTTGCCCATCGGCGGCCTCACGGCCTGGGAAGCACTGTTCCGCGATCATGACAGCTTGGCGGTGGGCATCGACCGGGTGCTGATCGTCGGCGGCGCCGGCGGCGTGGGGACGCTGGCGACACAGCTGCTGAAGAGCAGGACCTCGGCCCTGGTGGCGAGCACGGCCTCGCGTCCCGAATCACGCGAGTGGTGCACGAGGATGGGAGCGGATGTGGTCGTCGACCACACCGGAAACGTGCCCGGTCAACTGCGTGACGCGGGTGTCGGCCGGGTCGACCTGGTGTTGTCCACTTCGGGGACCATCGGCAATGTCGGCTGGCTCGCCGAGATCCTGCGGCCGTTCGGTCACCTTGCCGTCGTCGATCTGAACGGCCCCCTCGATCTTGGACCGCTCGTCGGCAAATCCGTGTCGCTGCACACCGAAACCGTCTTCAGCAAGATCATGGCCGGTGGCGACGTCGCCAGCCAGGGCAGAATCCTCGCCGAACTGGCGGCGGATGTCGTCGCGGGCCGACTGCGTCCCCTCGCCACGACGGTGCTCGACGGCCTGAGTGTGGACACGATGAGAGCAGCCCACGAACTGGCCGAGAGCAGGCGGACGATCGGGAAGACCGTGATCAACATCTGA
- a CDS encoding MerR family transcriptional regulator, producing the protein MYPSVTPPRQVKIGAAAAFAGTTPRAIRHYHQIGLLPEPERGGDGRRRYGYDDMIRLLWIRRMAEVGISLDDMRAAFDESGDIEETLGRLEESLAAQEADIKRRRAAVGRLRAVGSPQGLLSELVTDRLSHLPPGALRASDMEALLVTERIFGPLGSALQAGVYIVLATHPDLRAEEDRLVEAEAVLDDGVDPDDPRVEEIAVQRYTHHMALMQAITAAGLDTADDELFETYDADLAEEEDTQMSASESITKMPYDFSPARMRCMERVAQLVGQDPRADS; encoded by the coding sequence ATGTACCCCTCCGTCACACCGCCCCGCCAGGTCAAGATCGGCGCTGCTGCCGCCTTCGCCGGGACCACCCCACGCGCTATCCGCCACTACCACCAGATCGGTCTGCTGCCGGAACCCGAGCGCGGTGGAGACGGCCGCCGCCGCTACGGCTACGACGACATGATCCGCCTGTTGTGGATCCGCAGAATGGCGGAGGTCGGCATCAGCCTGGACGACATGCGAGCTGCCTTCGACGAATCCGGGGACATCGAGGAGACCCTGGGCCGGCTGGAGGAATCCCTGGCTGCCCAGGAGGCCGACATCAAACGTCGGCGCGCGGCCGTCGGGCGCCTGCGGGCCGTGGGCAGCCCGCAGGGCCTGCTCTCCGAGCTGGTGACGGATCGGCTCAGCCACCTGCCCCCTGGCGCATTGCGCGCCTCCGACATGGAGGCCCTGCTGGTCACGGAACGGATCTTCGGTCCGCTCGGCTCCGCACTACAGGCCGGCGTGTACATCGTGCTGGCCACCCATCCCGACCTGCGGGCCGAGGAGGACCGTCTCGTCGAGGCCGAGGCCGTCCTCGACGACGGCGTCGACCCCGATGACCCGCGCGTCGAGGAAATCGCCGTACAGCGATACACCCACCACATGGCCCTCATGCAGGCCATCACGGCAGCCGGGCTGGACACGGCCGATGACGAGCTCTTCGAGACCTACGACGCCGACCTGGCAGAGGAGGAGGACACGCAGATGAGCGCCTCGGAGTCGATCACCAAGATGCCCTACGACTTCTCTCCTGCCCGGATGCGCTGCATGGAGCGCGTGGCACAACTCGTCGGCCAAGACCCCCGCGCAGACAGTTGA
- a CDS encoding alpha/beta fold hydrolase: MTGPATSTPHVSESNPVRDLPLHHLAGFTHRWVDADGVRLHAVEGGRPSGPAVVLLAGFPQTWWAWRKVMPGLTRRFHVIAIDLPGQGHSERPERGYDTHAVAAHVHAAVKALGVSTYWLVAHDIGAWVAFSLALKYQSQLRGLALLDAGIPGITLPDAIPTDPELAWKTWHFAFHLVPDLPETLLAGREREYVGWFLKVKTLSSDTFDDAEIEHYAASLAAGGGLRASLAYYRDAAESAQKNHEALELQRLTVPILGISSSHGSIPDMAASIRPWADHATGIVVPDAGHFIPDEQPDAVAAALTDFITEDD, from the coding sequence GTGACCGGCCCGGCAACCAGCACTCCGCATGTCTCCGAAAGCAACCCCGTCCGCGACCTGCCCCTGCACCATCTGGCCGGATTCACTCACCGCTGGGTCGACGCGGACGGCGTCCGCCTTCATGCCGTCGAAGGCGGACGGCCGAGCGGCCCGGCCGTCGTCCTGCTCGCCGGATTCCCGCAAACCTGGTGGGCCTGGCGAAAGGTGATGCCCGGCCTCACCCGCCGGTTCCACGTCATCGCGATCGACCTGCCGGGTCAGGGCCACTCCGAGCGTCCGGAGCGCGGCTACGACACGCACGCGGTCGCCGCACACGTCCACGCCGCGGTCAAGGCGCTCGGAGTCTCGACATATTGGCTGGTCGCCCACGACATCGGCGCGTGGGTCGCCTTTTCCCTCGCCTTGAAGTACCAGAGCCAGCTGCGTGGCCTGGCACTGCTCGACGCCGGCATCCCGGGCATCACACTCCCTGACGCCATCCCGACCGACCCCGAGCTGGCGTGGAAGACCTGGCACTTCGCCTTCCACCTCGTGCCCGACCTGCCCGAGACACTGCTCGCTGGCCGCGAACGGGAGTACGTCGGCTGGTTCCTGAAGGTCAAGACCCTCTCCTCCGACACCTTCGACGACGCCGAAATTGAGCACTACGCCGCGTCCCTGGCCGCCGGCGGCGGTCTCCGCGCATCCCTGGCCTACTACCGGGACGCCGCCGAGTCGGCGCAGAAGAACCACGAAGCGCTGGAACTACAGCGCCTGACGGTCCCGATTCTTGGGATCTCCAGCAGCCACGGCTCCATCCCCGACATGGCGGCTTCCATCAGGCCGTGGGCCGACCACGCCACCGGGATCGTCGTGCCGGACGCAGGACACTTCATCCCCGATGAACAGCCCGATGCCGTCGCTGCCGCGCTGACCGACTTCATCACCGAAGACGATTGA
- a CDS encoding APC family permease, with protein MAFGLAHRALRPRVPLRHGEDDKHHLTSLEGLAALSLDALSSVAYGPEAIVVVLVAAGTGALTATLPITVVITVLLTVLVISYCQVIAVHPDGGGAYAVAKKSLGQRVSLLAAASLTIDYVLTVAVSLAAGAASLASAFPILSSHLLAVCLVLLALLTAVNLWGVAESARALMLPTVLFIVSMLGIVVMGILRSHPAAVVGAAHPVRATEALGVLLILKAFSSGCSALTGVEAIANGVPMFREPRIKRAQHTELMLGMLLGAMLLGMAYLIRRDHVAPRGGVTVLAQLAAGSYGTGWEYYATNLIVTLVLALAANTSFGGLPVLMSLLARDDRLPHLFGLRAERPVYRYGVVALALLSALLLNAVGGETHRLIPLFAIGVFTGFTISQIGLVRHWATEQPEGWLRRAVINGLGAVLTTGAGLVLLTTKFLEGAWAIVVAVPLLMLLFTRVQRYYTAAGEELGLGRIPSPPVRTMSLVIVPLGEVSRLAQRALTAALALGDEVVAVSVQAEPAKARALQDTWERWNPGVRLEIIDSPHRSLVQPMVAYVRREAGGGREIAVLIPEVEPRHRRYKMLQNQRGLLLATVLRARTDVVVCMMPYRLSV; from the coding sequence ATGGCGTTCGGACTGGCACACCGCGCGTTGCGGCCACGGGTACCTTTGCGCCACGGGGAGGACGACAAGCACCATCTCACCAGCCTTGAGGGGCTGGCCGCGCTGTCCCTGGACGCGCTGAGCTCGGTCGCGTACGGCCCTGAGGCCATCGTGGTCGTCCTGGTCGCCGCCGGCACCGGGGCCCTTACCGCCACGCTGCCCATCACCGTCGTCATCACCGTCCTGCTCACCGTGCTGGTGATCTCCTACTGCCAGGTGATCGCCGTCCATCCGGACGGCGGCGGCGCCTACGCGGTGGCGAAGAAGAGCCTCGGGCAACGGGTGAGCCTGCTCGCCGCGGCGAGCCTGACCATCGACTACGTCCTCACCGTCGCCGTCAGCCTGGCCGCCGGCGCCGCCAGTCTCGCATCCGCCTTCCCGATCCTCTCCTCGCATCTGCTCGCCGTCTGCCTGGTGCTGCTCGCCCTGCTCACGGCCGTGAACCTCTGGGGAGTGGCCGAGAGCGCCCGGGCGCTGATGCTGCCGACCGTGCTGTTCATCGTGAGCATGCTCGGCATCGTCGTCATGGGCATCCTGCGCTCGCACCCCGCGGCCGTCGTCGGCGCCGCCCACCCCGTCCGGGCCACCGAGGCGCTGGGCGTCCTGCTGATCCTGAAAGCGTTCTCCTCGGGCTGCTCCGCCCTGACCGGGGTGGAGGCCATCGCCAACGGCGTGCCGATGTTCCGCGAGCCGCGCATCAAGCGGGCCCAGCACACCGAGCTGATGCTCGGCATGCTCCTCGGAGCGATGCTGCTCGGGATGGCGTATCTGATCCGCCGCGACCATGTGGCGCCGCGCGGCGGTGTGACGGTCCTCGCCCAGCTCGCCGCCGGGTCGTACGGAACCGGATGGGAGTACTACGCGACCAACCTCATCGTCACCCTTGTTCTCGCGCTCGCCGCGAACACCAGCTTCGGCGGCCTCCCGGTCCTGATGAGCCTGCTGGCGCGGGACGACCGGCTGCCCCACCTGTTCGGGCTGCGCGCGGAGCGGCCCGTGTACCGGTACGGCGTGGTGGCGCTGGCGCTGCTGTCGGCCCTGCTGCTCAACGCGGTGGGGGGCGAGACCCATCGGCTGATCCCGCTGTTCGCCATCGGGGTGTTCACCGGCTTCACCATCAGCCAGATCGGGCTGGTACGGCACTGGGCGACCGAGCAGCCGGAAGGGTGGCTGCGCCGGGCGGTGATCAACGGTCTGGGGGCCGTGCTGACCACCGGGGCCGGTCTGGTCCTGCTGACCACCAAGTTCCTCGAAGGGGCCTGGGCGATCGTCGTCGCGGTGCCGCTGCTGATGCTGCTGTTCACCCGCGTCCAGCGCTATTACACGGCGGCCGGCGAGGAACTCGGGCTCGGGCGGATCCCGTCGCCACCGGTGCGCACCATGAGCCTGGTCATCGTCCCGCTCGGCGAGGTCAGCAGGCTCGCGCAGCGCGCGCTGACGGCGGCGCTCGCCCTGGGCGACGAGGTCGTGGCGGTCAGCGTTCAGGCCGAGCCCGCGAAGGCGCGGGCCCTCCAGGACACCTGGGAGCGCTGGAATCCCGGGGTGCGCCTGGAGATCATCGACAGCCCGCACCGGTCCCTGGTGCAGCCGATGGTCGCGTATGTGCGGCGCGAGGCCGGGGGCGGCCGGGAGATCGCCGTTCTCATCCCCGAGGTCGAGCCCCGGCACCGGCGCTACAAGATGCTCCAGAACCAGCGCGGCCTGCTGCTGGCCACGGTCCTCAGGGCGCGCACCGATGTCGTCGTCTGCATGATGCCGTACCGCCTGAGCGTGTGA
- a CDS encoding TetR/AcrR family transcriptional regulator, translating to MAGKKQFDMDTALDASMIQFWRDGYADTSLDDLSRATGLNRSSIYSSLGDKDTLFLRCLDLYAARYGEKYDAALSCAATEPVAAVRAFFDVTLERIADPELPDGCLIAQSVMAIPALSPSVAAHAQQALGFQRLRLRAALKAGRLTDQDAEAFAVHAAAVNQSLAVMSRAGASPAQLLAIVGVTVDALSQALRA from the coding sequence GTGGCAGGCAAGAAGCAGTTCGACATGGACACGGCGCTCGACGCCTCGATGATCCAGTTCTGGCGCGACGGCTACGCCGACACCTCGTTGGACGATTTGTCTCGGGCAACCGGCCTGAACCGCAGTTCCATCTACTCCTCCCTCGGCGACAAGGACACGCTCTTCCTGCGCTGCCTGGATCTCTACGCCGCGCGCTATGGCGAGAAGTACGACGCCGCCCTGTCGTGTGCGGCCACGGAACCCGTTGCCGCTGTTCGTGCGTTCTTCGACGTCACCCTCGAGCGCATCGCCGATCCCGAACTACCTGATGGATGCCTGATTGCCCAGTCAGTGATGGCAATTCCAGCGCTGAGTCCGAGCGTCGCAGCGCACGCCCAGCAGGCGCTCGGCTTCCAGCGCCTGCGCCTGCGCGCCGCGCTGAAGGCCGGCCGACTGACCGACCAGGACGCCGAGGCCTTCGCTGTACACGCGGCGGCCGTGAACCAGTCGCTCGCCGTCATGAGCAGGGCCGGGGCGAGCCCGGCGCAGCTCCTGGCCATCGTGGGCGTGACCGTTGACGCGCTGTCGCAGGCGTTGCGCGCGTAA